In a genomic window of Lacrimispora sp. BS-2:
- a CDS encoding DUF6531 domain-containing protein — protein sequence MSEAGKMNLGQGPGMLLNQAQKAADSKEYLVEGAKLFCVNGSNITQLKLPTGHGYTSGGKKKVNCKDCKACENIPYFGECRKNEKDHKCEGFMDLVDKWENTAVGTGKAETVGGEEAISMSSVLLCKKGGVIIPVTSGQGYDGKINWAAFLKRYQNVFRWVAGKNMLCQVYGKDPINMNTGNYIYEKEDLVINGNLPLSFQLFYNAMDCGDQQVLGEGWNHNYGVRLIKIKEEELLGIVLEDGRELPYCRKLGDSYAPVMGDGGILRKSENGYQFEREDGTVYEFDQEGKLYGQKDRNGNNRKFTYNSDGLLECVDNGTGGRLNYTYNKERKLIYVEDHTGRKISLRYQYGKLHWFTNSMGYTYTYEYNENGKVNGIITPRDILGVKNEYDGVDRVRKQIMPDGGVTEFRYDDENNRTYMLEQNGNLVIYECDKLMRNVRTIYEDGEEIFEYNDRNQKIRYTDKNGNTTRYAYDNQGNLTQVVNALGQKTNMTYDINGKLICIKQQDGACSKRRYDKSGNLMEVENPNGNITYFNYDDKKQLESILYSDSSKTKLHYDSSGNVTCMIDPMGNMIRYEYDILNRVSSTTDGNGNVTRFFYNEKNDIVKTINSMGYEKEYKYNPSGKVIAIMDYDGSTQKMWYNSCNRPERYEDQEGNTTEFQYDEMGNPISVKLPNGGEIHLAYDKSNRLIQHEDAVGGQTKFAYDACGNQVEIKDVRGKTTSYHYDVLNRVIEETDSLGMVTQYEYDAAGNLARITDPAGNWKQMEYDACGRKIKETDIRGNITTFCYNSMGKPISVKDAIGRTTSYEYFPGGLLKKVIFPDGKSENYTYDANRNIIEKWDAGGYRIHYTYDNENRMIFIKSSDGQEKTYDYDAVGHITAVIDANKNKMTYRYSPSGKLVSVEDGEGNVTKYGYDPLGNVTAVFRTGNITERNLELEEAMRINQDKHNLHLTLYERDLDGRVVSVINPLGNKEQYEHDAAGNVLRRTDRDGRSTSFSYTIDGLLESIAYDNGDVVKYTYDHLRQLKEIEDWLGTTAAEYDSYGRIQKVTNHRGQSIAYEFGDMDERKAVIDPEGNRTEYTYDQLLRLTQVKNGKSRVNYRYDSAGRLAERICNDNLTTCWTYDHVGRLKKLIHKSGETVLEDYQYAYDLMENKTQIQKYRRGIPKESGDYRYHYDRSGRLTAVEQNGQVLREYGYDRFYNRTVMVEGEDRTDYIYNAADQIVQKNGTSKYAYRYDLRGNLTEVWENDVLWQKYSYNAMGRLERAETRDGKSSRHEYNGLGQRVRTSEKKGGANPVDTEYLLDMTKDHHDLLALERGGKRQTYLWGNSLEGMRENGVDSFALLDEMGSPVRFLWYTGKELERYGYDEFGCDEYGNAGKRQPFSYTGYLADEVIGTYYAQAREYVPELGRFAGEDIQKGYLDSPFSLNSYIYCLNSPLNFVDLLGEAIEWWRDLIEKGNDAHTTLRAHVFGCPGLLPEQTIPSGLERGNGSGYSTPTGKGRVDYLYYNAAGQIEVYELKHDTAYSKARGQVQLNAYVKAIRENETDKRYKGRTAIPGESLNAIFNCDVPSQRYPNKVIHYHTDAEYPGMIFWSYENRKKQPQEEMVAVPKDALEWAKNAGLVVAGAGLTVVGGVLLIDNLSGIGFADDGVAAVLLAKAVQIFTQVFGSCPAVN from the coding sequence ATGAGTGAGGCAGGTAAAATGAATTTAGGTCAGGGACCTGGAATGCTGCTTAATCAGGCACAGAAAGCAGCAGACAGTAAGGAGTATCTGGTGGAGGGAGCAAAGCTATTCTGTGTCAACGGAAGCAATATTACACAGCTTAAACTTCCAACTGGTCATGGATATACCAGCGGTGGAAAGAAAAAGGTGAACTGTAAGGATTGCAAGGCTTGTGAGAATATCCCATACTTTGGAGAGTGCCGAAAGAATGAAAAGGACCACAAGTGCGAAGGTTTCATGGATCTGGTTGATAAATGGGAAAACACGGCAGTAGGAACCGGAAAGGCGGAAACCGTAGGAGGAGAAGAGGCTATCAGCATGAGCTCTGTCCTGCTCTGCAAAAAGGGAGGAGTCATTATTCCCGTGACATCAGGCCAAGGGTATGACGGGAAGATAAACTGGGCTGCATTTTTAAAGCGTTACCAAAATGTATTCCGCTGGGTAGCAGGAAAGAACATGCTCTGCCAGGTCTATGGCAAAGATCCCATCAATATGAACACAGGGAATTATATTTATGAAAAAGAGGACCTAGTGATAAATGGGAATCTGCCTTTAAGTTTTCAACTGTTCTATAATGCCATGGATTGCGGCGACCAGCAAGTACTTGGAGAGGGCTGGAACCATAATTACGGAGTCCGTTTGATAAAAATTAAAGAGGAAGAACTGTTAGGAATCGTCCTGGAAGACGGCCGGGAACTGCCTTACTGCCGGAAGCTGGGGGATAGTTATGCTCCGGTTATGGGAGACGGAGGAATACTCCGCAAATCAGAAAACGGCTACCAGTTTGAGCGGGAAGATGGTACTGTTTATGAGTTTGACCAGGAGGGAAAGCTGTACGGACAGAAAGACAGGAATGGAAATAACCGGAAATTCACTTACAACAGTGATGGACTTTTAGAATGTGTGGATAATGGAACCGGAGGAAGGCTGAATTATACCTATAACAAGGAAAGGAAACTGATCTATGTAGAGGATCATACCGGGAGAAAGATCAGTCTGAGATACCAGTATGGGAAGTTGCATTGGTTTACCAATTCCATGGGATACACCTATACCTATGAATACAATGAGAATGGAAAGGTAAATGGAATTATTACTCCTCGGGATATACTGGGAGTGAAGAATGAATATGACGGAGTGGACCGGGTAAGAAAGCAGATCATGCCCGATGGGGGTGTGACAGAGTTCCGGTATGATGATGAAAATAACCGCACCTACATGCTGGAGCAGAATGGGAATCTGGTTATTTATGAATGTGATAAACTAATGCGCAATGTCCGTACCATTTATGAGGATGGGGAAGAGATATTTGAATATAATGACAGGAATCAGAAGATTCGTTATACGGATAAAAACGGGAATACGACCCGGTATGCATATGATAACCAGGGAAATTTAACACAAGTAGTCAATGCTTTGGGGCAGAAGACGAATATGACCTATGACATTAACGGAAAATTGATTTGTATAAAGCAACAGGATGGTGCCTGTTCTAAAAGACGTTACGATAAATCAGGGAATCTTATGGAAGTAGAGAATCCAAATGGAAATATTACATACTTCAACTACGACGATAAAAAACAATTGGAAAGTATTTTATATTCGGACAGTTCGAAGACAAAGCTACACTATGATTCCTCTGGCAACGTAACCTGTATGATCGATCCAATGGGAAATATGATCCGGTACGAATATGACATATTAAACAGGGTTTCTTCGACCACAGATGGAAATGGTAATGTAACCAGATTTTTTTATAACGAGAAGAATGATATCGTTAAAACCATTAATTCTATGGGATATGAAAAAGAGTACAAATATAATCCAAGTGGAAAAGTAATTGCCATCATGGATTATGATGGGTCAACACAAAAGATGTGGTACAATTCCTGCAACCGTCCGGAAAGATACGAGGATCAGGAAGGGAATACAACGGAATTCCAGTATGATGAAATGGGAAATCCGATTAGTGTAAAACTGCCAAATGGAGGAGAAATACACCTTGCCTATGATAAATCCAACCGACTGATTCAACATGAGGATGCAGTAGGGGGGCAAACGAAATTTGCTTATGATGCCTGTGGAAACCAGGTGGAGATAAAAGATGTAAGAGGTAAAACTACCAGTTACCATTACGATGTATTAAACAGAGTAATAGAAGAAACGGATTCTCTTGGCATGGTAACTCAATATGAATATGATGCTGCTGGAAACTTAGCAAGGATCACAGATCCGGCCGGAAACTGGAAACAGATGGAGTATGATGCATGCGGGAGAAAAATTAAAGAAACTGATATTCGTGGAAACATAACTACCTTTTGTTACAATTCAATGGGAAAACCGATATCTGTTAAGGACGCAATTGGAAGGACAACTTCTTATGAATATTTTCCGGGGGGGCTTTTAAAAAAGGTTATTTTTCCAGATGGTAAAAGTGAGAATTATACTTATGATGCAAATCGGAACATAATAGAAAAGTGGGATGCTGGGGGATACCGTATTCATTACACTTATGATAATGAAAACCGCATGATATTTATAAAAAGCAGTGATGGGCAGGAAAAAACATATGATTATGACGCAGTTGGCCACATAACTGCTGTGATTGATGCCAACAAAAATAAAATGACGTACCGATATTCCCCGTCGGGAAAACTCGTAAGCGTAGAGGATGGAGAAGGGAATGTAACAAAGTATGGTTATGACCCATTGGGAAATGTAACGGCAGTATTCCGCACGGGAAATATCACCGAGAGGAATCTGGAGTTAGAAGAGGCCATGCGGATTAATCAGGACAAACATAACCTGCACTTAACGCTATATGAGAGGGATTTGGATGGCAGGGTAGTGTCTGTAATAAATCCGCTTGGAAATAAAGAACAGTATGAACACGATGCAGCCGGAAACGTATTGCGAAGAACAGACCGTGATGGACGGAGCACTTCCTTTTCGTACACCATAGATGGACTGCTTGAGAGCATTGCATATGATAATGGGGACGTGGTAAAATATACCTACGATCATCTTCGGCAGTTAAAGGAGATAGAAGACTGGTTGGGAACCACAGCCGCTGAGTATGACAGTTATGGAAGAATCCAAAAGGTAACCAACCACCGGGGCCAGAGCATAGCGTATGAATTCGGAGATATGGATGAAAGAAAAGCTGTGATCGATCCAGAGGGGAACCGTACCGAATATACCTATGACCAACTTTTGCGCCTTACCCAGGTGAAAAATGGTAAATCCCGTGTGAATTACCGGTATGATTCGGCTGGAAGGCTGGCAGAAAGAATCTGCAATGACAATCTTACTACGTGTTGGACTTATGATCATGTGGGAAGGCTTAAGAAGCTGATTCATAAAAGCGGTGAAACGGTATTGGAAGACTACCAATATGCGTATGATCTCATGGAGAATAAAACACAAATCCAGAAATACCGCAGAGGAATCCCTAAGGAAAGCGGAGACTACCGGTATCACTATGACCGGAGTGGACGGCTAACCGCTGTGGAACAGAATGGACAAGTGCTGCGTGAATATGGGTATGATAGGTTTTATAATCGTACAGTTATGGTGGAAGGAGAAGACCGAACCGATTATATCTATAATGCCGCAGATCAGATAGTTCAAAAAAACGGAACGTCCAAGTACGCATATCGGTATGACTTAAGAGGGAATCTGACAGAGGTCTGGGAGAATGATGTCCTTTGGCAGAAATACAGTTATAATGCCATGGGAAGGCTTGAAAGAGCAGAAACCAGAGACGGGAAAAGCAGCAGGCATGAATATAATGGTCTGGGACAAAGAGTCAGAACGTCAGAAAAAAAAGGCGGAGCAAATCCTGTTGACACAGAATATCTTCTTGACATGACAAAGGATCATCATGACCTTCTGGCGTTAGAAAGGGGAGGAAAACGTCAAACCTATTTGTGGGGGAATTCTCTGGAAGGCATGAGAGAAAACGGGGTAGACAGCTTTGCCCTTTTAGATGAAATGGGAAGTCCGGTTCGTTTTCTTTGGTATACCGGAAAAGAATTGGAACGTTATGGGTATGATGAATTTGGCTGTGACGAATATGGAAATGCGGGGAAGAGACAGCCCTTCTCTTATACCGGATACTTAGCAGATGAAGTAATTGGAACTTATTATGCTCAGGCCAGAGAGTATGTCCCGGAGCTTGGAAGATTTGCGGGAGAGGATATTCAAAAGGGATATCTGGATAGTCCTTTCTCTTTAAACAGTTATATATACTGCTTAAATTCCCCATTAAACTTTGTGGATTTACTGGGGGAGGCAATAGAATGGTGGCGCGATCTGATTGAGAAGGGGAATGATGCGCATACGACGTTAAGGGCTCATGTATTTGGGTGTCCTGGGTTATTACCAGAGCAGACTATACCGAGTGGGTTAGAAAGAGGGAATGGATCAGGGTATTCTACACCGACAGGAAAAGGGAGAGTGGATTACTTGTATTATAATGCGGCTGGACAGATAGAAGTGTATGAATTAAAGCATGATACGGCTTATAGTAAAGCCAGAGGACAAGTACAGTTAAATGCTTATGTAAAAGCGATAAGGGAGAATGAAACTGATAAAAGGTATAAGGGAAGGACTGCAATACCGGGGGAATCCTTAAATGCTATATTTAACTGCGATGTCCCAAGCCAAAGATATCCAAATAAAGTCATTCATTACCATACTGATGCAGAATATCCCGGAATGATCTTCTGGTCATATGAGAATAGGAAAAAGCAGCCGCAAGAGGAAATGGTAGCAGTACCAAAAGATGCATTGGAATGGGCGAAGAATGCGGGTCTGGTAGTAGCAGGTGCAGGTTTGACGGTAGTAGGGGGTGTTTTGCTTATAGATAATTTATCTGGTATTGGATTTGCAGATGATGGCGTTGCTGCGGTACTTTTAGCCAAAGCAGTACAAATATTTACACAAGTATTTGGCAGCTGCCCGGCAGTAAATTAA
- a CDS encoding PfkB family carbohydrate kinase produces MGWEDGLSLEKYSEYLKLADYFTPNQKEALEITKTKNLQDAADKLKEYFDQVIIKLDKNGCMLVEGDTTHIIPPLENIKAVDATGAEVHF; encoded by the coding sequence GTGGGCTGGGAAGACGGGCTGTCTTTAGAAAAATATTCAGAGTATCTTAAGCTTGCAGATTATTTTACGCCAAATCAGAAAGAAGCCTTAGAGATTACGAAAACTAAGAATTTGCAGGATGCCGCGGATAAACTGAAAGAATATTTTGATCAGGTTATCATCAAACTTGACAAGAACGGTTGTATGCTTGTAGAAGGTGATACTACACATATCATTCCGCCCTTAGAGAATATTAAAGCGGTAGATGCTACAGGAGCAGAAGTGCATTTTTAA
- a CDS encoding contractile injection system protein, VgrG/Pvc8 family, giving the protein MNAVTSGSLIISSQLNINEIKEFDMDIKKNCHTVARITGFVPAETGESPVFQKLEGSSVTVSAADENGNETVPPIFCGYIKNVEIWQEGNEYKARIEAISPTELLDLEEKSRSFQKIDMTYKELVRGVLSDTENADVVFHIEDRKIEKPIYQYRETDWEFLKRIAGQLGTSLLPGGGSLKPKLYFGLPLGDSAGGKGIRPERIWFDKTYYTYDRDQYHFEKRQFICYEISSYESWKAGDHISMFDGRETVVLSKRCSLENGLLVYHYIAGSPEAFGTAGYDNPKIAGVALGGTVLETKQEAVRVKLDIDGEKSSGEGYWYPWMPETGNLMYCMPEIGERITITFEGSEGNARANSCIRKNGTGNEEMADPSKRYFTTAKDKRMYLLPDSLGFVDMKQKVPLKVEIHDRVGANIESSGEVTILAKKGVWLKGSRVSFQAPQEISIVRRNILSPTVINMCNGFDSIGKFGKVKMEGSKAAGFPVFDSSDSEKYDISGAENALLASTPCAAGSAGLEQQITGTKVDMVKTR; this is encoded by the coding sequence ATGAATGCAGTTACATCAGGAAGTCTAATAATCAGCAGCCAGTTAAACATCAATGAAATTAAAGAATTTGATATGGATATTAAAAAAAACTGCCATACCGTCGCCAGGATAACAGGATTTGTACCGGCTGAAACAGGAGAGTCTCCTGTTTTTCAGAAACTGGAGGGAAGTAGTGTGACGGTTTCAGCGGCAGATGAGAATGGAAATGAAACTGTTCCGCCTATATTTTGCGGTTACATAAAAAATGTTGAGATATGGCAGGAAGGGAATGAGTATAAAGCAAGGATTGAGGCGATATCGCCTACGGAATTGCTAGACTTAGAAGAGAAAAGCAGATCATTTCAAAAGATTGATATGACTTATAAGGAACTGGTGAGAGGTGTGTTATCCGATACAGAAAATGCTGATGTAGTCTTTCATATCGAAGACCGGAAGATCGAAAAACCGATTTATCAATACAGAGAAACGGACTGGGAATTTTTAAAACGGATTGCAGGGCAATTAGGAACTTCCCTGCTTCCGGGAGGGGGTTCCTTAAAACCGAAACTGTATTTTGGCCTGCCCCTTGGGGACTCGGCAGGAGGGAAAGGAATTCGGCCGGAGAGAATCTGGTTTGATAAGACTTACTATACCTATGACCGGGATCAGTACCATTTTGAAAAACGTCAGTTTATCTGTTATGAGATAAGCAGTTATGAAAGCTGGAAGGCAGGAGACCACATATCTATGTTTGATGGCAGGGAGACAGTGGTTTTATCAAAAAGGTGCAGTCTTGAAAATGGTCTGCTGGTTTACCATTATATAGCAGGTTCTCCCGAAGCATTCGGAACGGCCGGATACGACAATCCCAAAATAGCCGGGGTTGCCCTGGGCGGCACGGTACTGGAAACGAAACAGGAAGCTGTACGGGTTAAACTGGATATTGACGGGGAGAAGTCTTCCGGTGAAGGGTATTGGTATCCTTGGATGCCGGAAACCGGTAATCTAATGTATTGTATGCCGGAAATCGGAGAGCGTATCACGATAACCTTTGAAGGCAGTGAAGGAAATGCCAGGGCCAACAGCTGTATCAGAAAAAATGGAACCGGCAATGAAGAGATGGCAGATCCTTCAAAGCGGTATTTTACAACGGCAAAGGATAAACGTATGTATCTATTGCCGGACAGCCTGGGATTTGTAGATATGAAACAGAAAGTCCCGTTAAAAGTAGAAATTCATGACAGGGTTGGAGCGAACATCGAGAGCAGTGGGGAAGTGACAATCTTAGCCAAGAAGGGAGTATGGCTGAAAGGGAGCAGGGTATCTTTTCAGGCTCCTCAGGAGATTTCGATTGTAAGAAGGAATATTCTGTCACCAACAGTTATCAATATGTGCAATGGATTTGATTCCATTGGAAAATTCGGAAAAGTAAAAATGGAAGGAAGCAAAGCGGCTGGATTTCCCGTGTTCGATTCTTCAGATTCTGAAAAATATGATATCAGCGGAGCGGAGAATGCGTTGCTGGCTTCTACTCCATGTGCAGCCGGCTCTGCCGGGCTGGAACAGCAGATAACAGGTACAAAGGTGGATATGGTGAAGACCAGATAG
- a CDS encoding polysaccharide deacetylase family protein, with the protein MDQIKKYRSILKNIILVITFCLLSISIIKSIYKIHTVTSAQPTDGILVPIIMYHQVKNSGFGNDVISPDEFESDLKYLKENNYNTITMTQLIDYVHDKKELPQNPVILTFDDGYLSTYLNVYPLVKEYNMKIVLSVIGKSVDEFSKVCDENINYSHVTWDEIKEMQQSGLVEIQSHSYNLHKISKGRYGCCQMSNESLEHYEELLSNDINKLQEKIMSVTGNSPNTFTYPYGKYNDEIETIVKKLGFKATLTCKFGVNVINNDPDTLYSLKRIRRAHNQSIKKMIKEGMDTVK; encoded by the coding sequence ATGGATCAAATAAAAAAATATAGAAGTATTCTAAAAAATATAATATTGGTCATTACTTTCTGCCTATTATCTATTTCCATCATTAAAAGTATATATAAAATCCATACAGTCACTTCCGCACAACCGACTGATGGGATTTTAGTTCCGATCATAATGTATCATCAAGTAAAAAATAGTGGTTTTGGCAATGATGTCATTAGTCCTGATGAATTTGAAAGTGATTTAAAGTATTTAAAAGAAAATAATTACAATACAATAACAATGACACAATTAATAGATTATGTTCATGATAAAAAGGAATTACCCCAGAATCCAGTCATTCTTACTTTTGATGATGGGTATCTTAGTACCTATCTAAATGTTTATCCTCTGGTAAAAGAGTATAATATGAAAATAGTTTTATCTGTAATTGGAAAAAGCGTCGATGAATTTTCGAAAGTATGCGATGAAAATATTAATTACTCTCACGTAACATGGGATGAAATAAAAGAAATGCAGCAATCTGGACTGGTTGAAATACAAAGCCATTCCTATAATTTGCATAAAATTTCTAAAGGACGCTATGGATGCTGCCAAATGTCTAATGAATCCCTGGAGCACTATGAAGAACTTTTATCGAATGATATAAATAAGCTGCAGGAGAAAATTATGTCTGTGACAGGTAATAGTCCAAATACGTTTACCTATCCATACGGAAAATATAACGATGAAATAGAAACTATCGTTAAAAAACTAGGTTTTAAAGCGACCTTAACTTGCAAATTCGGGGTAAATGTGATCAATAATGATCCCGATACTTTATATAGTCTAAAGAGAATACGCAGAGCCCATAATCAGAGCATTAAAAAAATGATAAAAGAAGGGATGGACACTGTGAAATAA
- a CDS encoding contractile injection system protein, VgrG/Pvc8 family has translation MKEYNLKTEPLQFIEIRELKVSREINEHGTAVISGYIADKDEEIYIKQLTGDVWEKIEEVGKDGEAQILFWGIVTGFSVESMKDQKRMTLEITTGTCFMDLKPHFRTFQDSTVTYEKIFEQITGTYENPGLIKTRPLTDTTGKLVLQHRESDWEFLKRIAARFHSFLVPSTRTCGVKYFYDLPEGERYEFPDSIKYTVKKDLGGYRRKRNQGLQEMQEGACLEYILQSREDYQIGDQMIVNGLQLFVWKMDSRYERGEMLHTCHLKSRSGMDFPETFQEDRSGCSFQAEVLQVKEDKVMVKVLKDENQEQNINLWYPYSTVYSTPDGTGWYCMPEIGDVVRLHIPEQREEEAYVVSSVHLDTESPDRKNPEYKIMKNKYQKEVRFTPESIVITNNQGTKIELNDAKGVQIVSQHDIVIKAKDDLTISSETGSLIAAGTASVNLKQKTTSIDLDQGISFTGGELKVQ, from the coding sequence ATGAAAGAATACAATCTTAAAACAGAACCGTTACAGTTTATAGAGATCAGAGAACTTAAAGTCAGCAGAGAAATTAATGAACATGGTACAGCTGTAATAAGCGGATACATAGCAGATAAGGATGAAGAAATTTATATAAAGCAGCTGACCGGAGACGTATGGGAAAAAATAGAAGAAGTAGGAAAAGATGGCGAAGCACAGATCCTTTTCTGGGGAATTGTTACCGGTTTCTCGGTTGAAAGCATGAAAGACCAGAAAAGGATGACCCTGGAGATAACTACGGGTACGTGCTTTATGGATTTAAAACCGCATTTCAGGACCTTTCAGGACAGTACAGTCACATATGAAAAGATCTTTGAACAGATCACCGGTACTTATGAGAACCCAGGGCTCATCAAAACCCGGCCACTCACGGACACAACAGGAAAACTGGTGCTGCAGCACAGAGAATCCGATTGGGAATTTTTAAAGCGGATAGCAGCAAGATTTCACAGCTTCCTGGTGCCAAGTACCAGGACATGCGGTGTTAAATATTTTTATGATCTACCGGAGGGTGAACGTTATGAATTTCCAGATTCCATCAAATATACAGTGAAAAAAGATCTGGGAGGTTACCGCAGAAAACGGAACCAGGGGCTTCAGGAAATGCAGGAAGGGGCCTGTCTGGAATACATCTTACAGAGCCGGGAGGATTATCAGATCGGGGATCAGATGATAGTAAATGGACTACAGCTCTTTGTCTGGAAAATGGACAGCAGGTATGAAAGAGGAGAAATGCTTCATACATGCCATTTAAAATCCAGGTCCGGCATGGACTTTCCAGAAACATTCCAGGAAGACAGATCCGGTTGTTCCTTCCAGGCAGAGGTCCTGCAAGTGAAAGAGGATAAAGTGATGGTAAAGGTCTTAAAGGATGAAAACCAGGAGCAGAATATCAATCTGTGGTATCCATACTCTACGGTTTATTCTACTCCTGACGGGACCGGCTGGTACTGTATGCCGGAAATCGGCGATGTGGTCCGGCTGCATATACCGGAACAAAGGGAAGAAGAGGCTTATGTGGTCAGCTCCGTTCATTTGGATACGGAAAGCCCGGACCGGAAAAATCCGGAGTACAAGATCATGAAGAATAAATACCAGAAGGAAGTCCGTTTTACCCCGGAGTCCATTGTAATTACCAATAACCAGGGGACAAAAATCGAATTAAATGATGCAAAAGGGGTGCAGATTGTCAGCCAGCATGACATCGTGATAAAGGCAAAGGATGACTTGACTATTTCCAGCGAGACCGGCTCTCTCATAGCAGCCGGGACGGCCTCTGTAAATCTGAAACAAAAGACAACCAGCATCGACCTTGATCAGGGAATCTCATTTACCGGAGGAGAACTGAAAGTACAATAA
- a CDS encoding ISL3 family transposase — MDKSAVTKVCVDDFAFRKRYTYGTVMVDLETHRIIDIIDSRETKQVEEWLKSYPNLVVISRDGAQTYSSASTNSHPDALQISDRFHLLKNLSDAVQKYMYRLFPSRLVISATSQNAEMQALYDTKNRTERIHFAHKKRQEGYMTDDIALLLHSSSSTIRKYLAIPKDKIPEAKENARKRQHIRQMQNKQQAIEEVRTLYAQGNAIDKITYLTGHTTLTVKNYLKKDCPLSNGHYDCRRPGKLASYEQTVIEMRSNGITYDKIHEHICKNGYTGTVASLRMFMQKERTHLKNVSKNENEPVEYIPRKFFCQLIYRELERVKGLTLKQYEAAIKRYPVLGKIYSLLREFHRIIFSRQSKELDSWITKAKQLEIDEVDTYINGLKHDITAVKNGIDFEYNNGLAEGSVNKIKLIKRIMYGRNSFLLLKAKLLLNEYYYQIN, encoded by the coding sequence GTGGATAAATCTGCTGTTACAAAAGTTTGTGTGGACGATTTTGCTTTTCGAAAAAGATATACTTATGGCACAGTTATGGTCGATTTAGAAACACACAGAATTATTGATATTATCGACTCAAGAGAAACGAAACAGGTTGAGGAGTGGCTAAAATCCTATCCTAACTTAGTGGTTATTTCGCGTGATGGAGCCCAAACATATTCATCTGCTTCAACGAATTCTCATCCAGATGCACTTCAAATCAGTGACAGATTTCATCTGTTGAAAAATCTATCGGATGCAGTACAAAAATATATGTACCGTCTATTTCCTTCCAGATTGGTGATATCTGCTACTTCACAGAATGCAGAAATGCAGGCGCTATATGATACAAAAAACCGTACAGAAAGAATCCATTTTGCACATAAAAAGCGTCAGGAAGGATATATGACGGATGATATTGCTTTGCTTTTGCACTCATCATCCTCTACAATAAGAAAATATCTTGCTATTCCAAAAGATAAAATCCCTGAAGCGAAGGAAAATGCCCGGAAACGTCAGCATATCAGGCAAATGCAAAATAAACAGCAAGCAATTGAAGAGGTCAGAACTTTATATGCACAGGGGAATGCAATTGACAAAATCACATATTTAACTGGTCATACTACCTTAACGGTAAAAAACTATCTGAAAAAAGACTGCCCACTGAGTAATGGACACTACGATTGCAGGAGGCCAGGCAAATTGGCATCTTACGAGCAAACAGTCATTGAAATGCGTTCAAATGGAATAACTTATGACAAAATTCATGAGCATATTTGTAAAAATGGGTACACAGGCACGGTTGCTTCTTTAAGAATGTTTATGCAGAAAGAAAGAACACATTTAAAGAACGTATCAAAAAATGAAAACGAGCCTGTTGAATATATTCCACGCAAGTTCTTTTGTCAGCTTATTTATAGGGAATTAGAACGTGTAAAAGGGTTAACACTTAAACAATATGAAGCTGCAATTAAAAGATATCCTGTCTTAGGAAAAATCTATTCGCTGCTTAGGGAATTTCATCGTATTATATTTTCCCGTCAAAGTAAGGAATTGGATTCATGGATTACAAAAGCAAAACAATTAGAAATTGATGAGGTGGATACATATATTAATGGTTTGAAACATGATATTACAGCAGTAAAAAATGGTATAGATTTTGAATATAATAATGGGTTGGCTGAAGGAAGTGTGAATAAAATCAAGCTGATCAAACGAATTATGTATGGGAGAAACAGCTTTTTACTATTAAAAGCAAAGCTGCTTCTCAATGAATATTATTATCAAATCAACTAA